The genomic segment CAGGATCATCCACTTCGAGATCGATCCGGCGGAAATCGGCAAAAACCGCCAAGCCGATGTCGCCGTGCTCGGTGACCTGCGCCTCAGCCTGGCCAGGATGGTTGAGCTGAGTCTGCAGCGAGCAGTCGAGACACGGACGTCGGCCTGGCTGCAGCGGATTGAGGCCTGGAAGCAGCGCTATCCGCTCACCATCCCACCCAAAGAGGGTGAGGTCTATCCCCAGGAGGTGTTGCTGGCAGTACGGGATCTCGCCCCTGATGCAATTGTCACCACTGATGTGGGGCAGCATCAGATGTGGGCTGCTCAGTACCTGCGCAACGGACCCCGTGGCTGGATCAGCAGCGCCGGTCTCGGCACGATGGGTTTTGGGATGCCGGCGGCGATGGGGGCCCAGGTGGCTTGCCCTGACCAGCAGGTTGTTTGCATTGCCGGTGATGCCAGCATCCTGATGAACATTCAGGAGCTGGGAACATTGGCGGCCTACGGGCTCCCGGTGAAAGTGGTGATCGTGAACAACCACTGGCAGGGCATGGTGCGTCAGTGGCAGGAGAGCTTCTACAACGAGCGCTATTCCGCCTCCGACATGCTGAATGGCATGCCTGATTTCATCGCGCTGGCCCGAGCTTTCGGCGTTGATGGCGTGAAGATCAGCTCCCGTGATGCCTTGCACCCTGATCTGGGGCGTGCTCTGTCAGCGCCTGGTCCCATGATCATTGATGTCCATGTGCGACGGGGTGAGAACTGTTATCCGATGGTTCCCCCTGGCAAGAGCAACGCTCAGATGGTTGGTCTGCCAGCCCATCCCGAGCTGGCCATGGACACGACGCGCAACTGTGCAGCCTGCGGGGCCATCACGGCTCACGAGCATCGCTTTTGTCCCCAGTGCGGCGCATCGCTGTGATCCGTCAGCTTCTGCTCGCCCTGCTTGTTGTGCTGCTTGGGGCATCCCCGGTCTGCGCAGCCGAGGTGTTGCAGGTCCGAACGCCTTCACTCCTGCAGGTGGGGGATCACAACCGCACCTACACCGTGGCCTTGCCTTGCATTTCGGTCCCGGAGAACAGAAAGGCCGAAGCTGTGGATTGGCTCAGGCAGCAGCTGCCGCGCCGTCAACGCGTGAACCTCCGGCCTGTGGGGTCCAGTGATGGTCAGCTCCTCGCGAGGGTGATCCCGATCGGTTCCGACATTGATCTCAGCACCGGTTTAATTAGCGCCGGTCTTGCCTCCGACAGCTGTTCCGGGGAGATGGCCTGAGTGGCGGACAACCGGATTGCTAGGGGCATTGTTCTGGTGCCGTGTCTGCTGCTCGGGGGTGCGTTTCTTGCCACGGCAGCCTGGGGCCAGGGTCCTGCGGCAGATAATCGCTGGCTGGCGGTGGCCATCGGACTTGGTTTGTGTCTGGCGGGGGGGCTATCCCAACTGGGCTCCGAGGCTGATACTCAAAACCCATCCGACACTCCAAACTCAGACCAATGAGCAAAGTGTGCTCATATAATTGGGTTACCCCAGAATCGTCACGTTGAGACTGTTTTTACTTTGTTCGCAGGGTCTCTTTGGTCGCCTGTTTGTGTCGACCATGCTGTGATTTCGTGGACGCTTGGATTGTCTTAAATGCTCTTGAGTCGCATCAAGCATGGTAAACAAAGTCTGTTTGTATGTGGCCAGGTCCATCAGCAAGAGTACAGCTCATTTCATGCTTGATATCTGACGCGTAAGCCTTGTCAAGATATGCATCGTCTTGCTTGAGACGCCTGAATTGCTTCGATTTCTGCACGGATTTGATGGTTGATATCTCAATTGCGGTTTCAAAGTCCGGTCACAAACCAGGACGAGTCAGACGACACTCATCTGGGTTGGTTCGCTTTCGCTTTCCCCCGCCCGCTTCCATGACGCCTAAGCAGGCTAGTGCCGCTCAAGAACAGCATGAGGATCATCGGGGCAACGACGTCTCCAGCATGTCACCCAAACGCTCGGTGTTGGCTTCAAGGATTGGTGCTCTGCAGGAGCTGATCGGGAGTGGAGCACGACGGCTGAAGCGATGGCCACTGCTGAGCTGGACGTGCATTGCTTCCAGCTTGATCAGCTGTCAATCCCTGGTGACCAGCGGCCTGAATCAACCACGGATCGCCGTGATGTTGCCATTCGGTCCTGGAGATGAGCAGCTGCGTCGACAATTCCTGCGTGGCTTCACGGTCGGTGAGGACAGTGTCAAAGCCTGTTCTGTGACGCCGCCGTCGTCCTCCTGGATCGGTCTCCCCCCTGACACATCCCCGTCTGACGTCCTTCCGGAGGCTGCCAACCAGCAACTGCTTGTGGCACCGCCAGGGGCTGACCTGCGGGCGTTTGGCAGGTTGGCGAAAGCCAGGGACCTCAGTGTCCTACTGCCGTTTCAGCGCGGTTCATCGCTGGGACGCCTGGCTGGACTGGAAGGCAGCGACCGCCTCTGGCCTTTGGTTCCATCGCGCAGGAAGGATCTCGAGGCCATTGCTGCGGCTTCCCTGGGTAAAGGCTGGGACTGGGCGATGGTTGTTCGCGATCCTGATTCCCTGGAATCGTCGGAAGTCGAGACCTTCGTTGACCTCTTTTTTGATGCCGGTGGGGGCGTGAAGTCCTACACGAGCAGCGATATCCAGTCGGTTGACCCGGAGGATGAAGCGGCGTTCCAGAGATTCTCCGAGGACATGCTCTGGTCCCGTGTTCCGACCATGGTGGTTGCTGCGGACCCCAACGGTGAGCTGGCCCAGAAACTTCGGGATGCCCAGCGCAAGGCTGAATTCGGCCTTGAACTCCCTGCGGTCCCCAACTGGGTGTGGATCAGCGGCAGCACCGTGCTGGCCGAGGTGTCTGAACAGCCTTGGCAACAACTCGGTCTGATGCATGCAGCTCGCGGTGAGGGCTGGTCGTCCTTTGCCAAAGCCTTCGAAACGCGCTGGGGAGATCAGCCCACGTTGCTTGAGGCCTCCGGCTACGACACGGCTCGCGTGCTGGCCCTCGCTGGGACGGCACCACCGCCCTTGTCCAGTGAGGGAACACCGGATGCCATGGGCTGGGTGGATCCAGATGCCAAACCCGTTCCTCTCTGTGAAGGCTTCCAGTTGCGTCAGCAGAGCAAGTCGCTTCGAATTCCAGCAGCGGCGAGTGATTTCCGCCTGATGCCAGCTCAGGCCCCCTCGGGTTCAGCGTCGGCTGGATTGCTCAGGGGATGACTGTCTGATCCAGGGATCTGTTGGGGGTGGTGGCGACGGCTGTGACTAAGCCAACGTCCCCTGCCTCTGGACCGCGGCTTCGGGCGGGTTGTGTCGCTCAAGCAGAGCATTGATGTGCGTGCCTGGGGCATGAATCGAGCCCTGTGAGCAAGATCACAGGTTTGCTTGAAGGAGATCAATGAGCACAGCGATTGATCTTGCGATGGTGTGTTTGTCGGAGAGAAACCTACAAAAACAACAGGTTTCTGACCGTTTAAATCTTCCTAAACCACCACAATCATGACCTTCATTCCTCGCCGCAACCTTGCAAATCCTGCCACAACCATCCAGGCTTCCCCTGGATTCACGATGCCACGTCAAACCGTTTCTTCCTCCCAGCCTGCCGCTGCTGCTGAGGTCGTTAATGCACTGCCTGTGAATTCAGCAGCATCGCTGAATCTGCCACAAACAGTTTTGAATACTGGTGTGCTGCAGTCAACGAATCTTGGTGCGGCAACTCAACTTGGAGCCATGACTCGCTCCTTTAATGTTGGAATTGATAGGACCTGGAATATTGGCAGCTTCCTAGGTGTGGCGAACGAGAAGAGTTACAGTAAATTTCTTGGTGTTGATAAAAACCTGTCCAATGTGAATTTCAACCCCAGTGCTGGTGTTGCGGGTTTGAAATTTAAAACAGGCAATAACAAATTAAAGGCAGGTTTGGATCTGCAGGCCGGTTATGGTTTGGGTTCATTTTCAATTGAAGGCAGTTTGAATGCTGAGGTGAGCCTTGATGCCGATGGTTTGTCCTTCAGCGCCACCACCTTTGACCCATCAATCAATCTGGAATTGCCCTATGCCTATCTGAATCTCGATGCTGTAGGCCAGGTCAAGTTGAATCCCAGCTTGAAACTCTGGTACGACGTCTGGCTTGCCTCCGGTCAAACGGGCAATCTGCTGTCGTCACTGAAGACCAATGTGAATGTGAAGCGGTCTTTGGTTGATCTCGATACGCGTGACATCACCGGTAGCGGTTATTCCAAGAATTTCAATATTGGAGCCCTCTCCGCAACAGCTCGTCTGCCAAGGATTAGCGATGCCTCTGTTCTGGCATCTGTTCCTGGCTCCATTAGCAGTGATCAGGATTGGAGTCAGGGTTTTGGCGATGGTGTCGCCTACGGCGTCAGTGGATCGTCCAATTTGGTCGATCTGGACATGTCACTGGGTCAGGTTGCAAGTTATTTCGGGATCCCACTGACATTTAACAAGTCGGTGTGGGGTGGGGCCTTGCGTGCATCGGGAACTCTGCTCGATGCCACCGTGGGGATTGAAGCGGGTATTGATTACGATGCCAACGTCGCGCTGAAACCGAACGTTTACGCCATCGTTGAAGGCAGCACCCGCAAGCACGATATTTTCGACGACGACTTGCTCTCCAACAACCAGTTCCGTGATGCAAACAACGATGGAAAGATTTCAGTCACTGTTGAAGCCGACCCGATCATCGCTGCCAGTGCATCCGCTTCGATCAACACCGATGTGAATGCTGAAGCTGAATTGCTTGCGGCCAGTGTTCGCGTCAACAAATGGGGTATCAAGAAGAACTGGAATGTCGGTCCTCTCTGGGAAGGTGGTCCATGGTCCATCGCGTCCAATGAAATTGAGTTGGTGGATATCAGCAAGACCGTTGCGCTCTCAGATGTTGCCCCTGGGCTGCAAAGCCAGCTCTCCACCAGTTTCGAGTTGCCGGTGATCTGATGCGTGATGGATTCCTCAACGGAGTGTTGAACCAACCCGCCGTCAGTGTCATCGGTTCGGTGATGCCTGCGGCGGGTTTCCGTTGTTGGGATCAACTGGATGTTGCGTTCAACCGGATCTTGCGTTCCTCCGGATGTTGAGTTCAACCCGATACCCACCTACGTTGATTTGGAAGGTCTTGCTGCATCGCGATGCTTCGCCTCAGCGAGTTGCGGCTCCCACTCGACCACCAGCCGCAGGATCTTGAGTCGGCGTTGCTGCGGCGTCTGCGTATCCCGCCTGAACGGCTGATTGGGCACAGATTGGTGAAGCGCAGTGTCGATGCACGCCGCAGGGATCGGATCGAGTTGATCTACAGCGTTGATGTGCGTGTCAAAGGGGAGGCGTCTCTGCTGCGGCGCAGAGGCAAACAGGCGCGCTTGCGCCCTGCTCCAGACAAGCGCTATCGCCTTTTGGGATCCGCATCGGAGGGGTTCCCTGCGGTTCCTGATGATCGCCCCGTTGTGGTCGGTGCCGGACCATGCGGCTATTTCGCGGCACTGCTTCTGGCCCAGATGGGCCTTCGTCCTCTGCTGCTGGAGCGCGGCCAGCCGGTGAAGCAACGCACGCAGCAAACCTTCGGGTTCTGGCAGGGCCGTTTGCGGTTTGATCCAGAGTCGAATGCTCAGTTCGGCGAGGGGGGTGCCGGCACTTTCTCCGATGGCAAGCTCTACAGCCAGGTGAGTGATCCTGAGCATTACGGCCGCAAGGTGCTGGAGGAGCTGGTCGCCAGTGGTGCCAACCCAGACATCCTCACGGTCCATCGCCCCCACATCGGCACGTTCAAGTTGGCGACGGTCGTCAGAGGGCTGCGTGCGCGAATCGAGGCCTTAGGCGGTGAAGTGCGATTCGGCTGCCGTGTTGACCGATTTTTGCTGTGCGGCAGTGCGGCCGGCAAACCGAAGCAGATCGCTGGGGTACGACTGGCCAATGGGGAGGAGCTTGGTTGCCGTCATGTGGTGTTGGCGCCGGGGCACTCAGCCCGTGACTGCTTCGCCATGCTGGAGGAGGTTGGCGTGCAACTGGAGCCCAAGCCGTTTTCCGTGGGGGTTCGCATCGAGCATCCCCAGCCCTTGATTGATCAGGCGCGCTGGGGGGACATGGCCGGGCATCCCCGCCTTGGCGCGGCTGAGTACAAGCTGGTGCACCACGCCAGCAATGGGCGGTGTGTCTACAGCTTCTGCATGTGCCCCGGCGGATTTGTGGTGGGCGCCACCTCGGAAGAGGGCCGGGTCGTGACCAATGGAATGAGTCAACACTCCCGCAACGAACGCAATGCCAACAGTGGGTTGGTGGTGAATCTGGAGCCTGAGGATCTTGCCCCCTATGAACGCTTCTCCGGAGATCCCTTGGCAGGGGTTGCCCTGCAAAGGGATCTGGAACGACGCGCTTTTCAGCTGGGCGGGGCAACGTATGCGGCGCCGGCCCAGCGCCTGGAGGATTTTCTGGCGCAGCGGCCTTCCATCCATCTCGGCGAGATTGAGGCGTCGTATCAGCCAGGGGTTGCCCCTGCTGATCTGGCGCAGGCCTTGCCGGAAGCATTGATTGCTGCGTTGCGGGAGGCTTTGCCGGTCTTCGCCAAACGTTTGCCGGGTTACGACCATCCCGATGCTGTCCTGACAGGAGTTGAAACGCGCACGTCTTCACCGGTCCGCATTCCACGGGATCAGGACATGGAATCTCTGAATACCCGTGGGCTGATCCCTGCCGGTGAGGGAGCCGGCTACGCCGGAGGGATTCTTTCGGCTGGAATCGATGGCATCAGGGCCGCGGAAGCGGTGGCTCGACAACTTGTTCAGACAGCTCCTCAATCAGCCGCCTGACTCACGATTCCGCTCCATTGCACTGCTTTCACCTGATCCCGTCGCCAGGAGTGGAACAGGTCGGGCTCACCAACGGTGCAGAGCGGGCAGTGGGCGATGCGTTCGCTGGCGATTCCCGCACTCTGGAGTTGCAACCTGGCGGCGACTCGGATGTCCAGGCGATGCCTCCCCGGATGCTGATCCCGCAGGATGGCTTCACTTTTAAGACGGTCAGCATCGCCTGGAATCGCGGCGGAGATGGCCTCGACCACCTCCGTTCCCACCTGATACCGCTCCCCGCTCACGGCGGGTCCCAGGGCTACCAACAACGCCTCACGGTTGGCACCCAGGGATTCCAGACGCTGAATGGCCGCCGGCAGGATCTTCGCGGCCACGCCTCGCCAGCCGGCATGGCAGGCCGCTGCGTGCCCGCTGCCTGGATCGGCGATCAGCACCGGTGTGCAATCGGCCCCGCAAACCCAGAGGCTTTGGCCGCCAGCATCGCTGACCAATCCGTCTGCTTCCGGCCAGGGCGCCCGGGCCGCCACGCTGGCGTTCAGCACGATTCCGCTGTGGATCTGCTGAGGCCTGTGCACACTCACCCCAGCGCTGACGTAGCCCACCAGCTCGTCCGGCCCTCGGCCATGCCAGCGGCGGGTGAAAAAGCCATGCTCGAACCCTTCGTCCGTTAGCAGATTGGACTGCAGGTAATAGCCGCCGTAACAGCCCACCCATGTCCAGCCCTCAAGGGTGTTGAAGCTGCTGTCGGGTTGCTGGAACGGATCGCTGCAGGTCAAGGTCCTCAGGGCATGGGCACATCACGCATCATCCAGAAACCGGCAAACGACTGCTGCTCAGGAGTGGTCTGGATGGCGATGAATTGGAGCCCTTTCACCTGCTCCCTGGCGCTGTTGAACGCCGTGTCGATCTCGTCGGCGGCCTGAGCCTCGAGATCGCTCACCAGCCATCGGTCGTCCTGACCGGCCTCCAGCACAAGTTGCCGTCGGTCCAGCATCAGCCTCACCGGTTCCAGACCTCCCAGCCATCCCGCAACCGCCAAGGCCCGGGACTGGCTAAACAGGCGCAGGCCTGGAACGGATGCCTCATCGTCAATCCCCTCCGGTACGGGGATCAGGCCGCTGAAATCCATCGGCCATGTGTTGGCTTCCCGCAGCAATCCCGCCGGCAGGGCCGCCCAGCTCCAGGCGTCCCCCTGGGCGGCTTCTGGGAGCGGCACCGGTGGGGCTGGAACCGTGGCGGGAGGCGGGGCCAGTGGGCCAGCCATGAATCCCTTCTCCTGGGGATAGACCAGTTGCTCGCGTTCCGTCAGCCAATCGAGCAGGGCATAGGTGCGCCGGCTGGCAATCATCTCCAGATCCAGCTCTGCGGCGGCCCGTTGCACCATGGTGCGCATGGAGCTGCGCCAGCAACGCAGGCGAAGAGGGCGGCCCCATCCCCCGGTCTCAGCATCAGCGATGGCGTCCTTCAGGGCCGCCGCCAGCCACAGGGAATTGACCTCGCCGGACGGACAGCTCCGCACGAACTGGAAGCTGCCTTCACTGCCGAACGCCGGTGGCGTTGTCGTGATCAGCAGTTCCCAGCGCTTGCGCCCGTCCTCCTCAAGGATCGGACGGGAATAGAAGTCGAGCTCCCAGTCCGATCCTGTCTTGGCAGGGGCTGTCATTCAGCTGGCTGGTCCTGTTGTTGAAGCACGCTCTGGGCACGGGCGGCACGGTCTTCGGCCTCAGCCATCACCTTGTCTCTCTCCACCAGCAGTTCCCCCGGAGGACCCTCCAGAAGAGCAGTGTTCAGACCGATTCGGCCACGGCCCGGATCCAGTTCGGTGATCATCGCCTTCACCCGGTCCCCCTGATCGAAGACCTCTCGGATGGAGCGAAGGCTGCCATTGGTGATGACGGACTGATGCAGCAGACCGCTGACACCGCCCAGGTCGATGAACAACCCATAAGGCTTGACAGCGGCAACCTGACCCTCCACCAGCTCGCCGACTTTCAACTCCTGGAAACGGGCAGCCAGGGCGGCTCGCTTTTCAGACAAAACAAGTTTGCGGGTTTCCGAGTTCACCTCAAGAAAGGCAACTCCAAGGGTCTTGCCGACAAGCTCCTGATGGTTCTCACCGTTTTGGAGCTGGGAGCGGGGGATGAAGCCCCGTAGTCCTTCGAGATCGCAGGTGACACCGCCACGGTTGAAGCCGTTGACGATCACCTGCACGACAAGGCCCTGCTTCTCCATCTCCTTCACCTTGTCCCAGCTCTTGCGAAGTGCCAGAGCCCGGCAACTGATGGTGACCATGCCATCGGCGTTCTGCTCGCGTGTGACCAGGACCTCCACTTCGAGTCCCTTTGGAAACCGCTCGCGGAAGTTGGTGATCACACCAAGGCCGGCTTCGCTTTTGGGCATGAAACCAGGTGCCTTGCCTCCGATATCCACGTAGACGCCATCACTCTCCAGGCCGATCACCTTGCCTTTGACCACCTCTCCTGTGGTGCCAACCGGTTCGTTCTCGTCGAGGGCTGCGAGAAACGCATCCTCATCGAAGTCGAAATCATCAACACTGCGTGGGCCTCCTGCGTCCTGCTGCCGACGGGAAGCGTTCTGATCCGGCGCGCCGAGCAGATCAGCCATGGTCATGCCATCCATGGCGCCCATGTCGAAGCGCTCGTCGTCAGCCAGTGAGTCCGCCGGTGCAGCGTCGAAGGGTCGCGTCGGTGCCGAGAGCCCGGCAGCCTTTTCGAGTTGGCGGGCTTTTTCAGCAGCGGCTTCGGCAACCTTCCTGGCCTCGGCGGCCTCGCGCTCCAGGCGTTCCTGTTCTTCCTGCCGCCGATTGATCTGCATCACCTGCAGCGGCTTGCGGGTTGTATCGGCAGCCGGTTTCGCTGCCTTGGGCCTGTTGGGCTGCGGACTGCCGGCTGACGCCATGGACCATCGGGGTCATCGATCGATCAGTCTGACAGTCAGGGCGAGAATGCCTACTCCTTCGATGCGTAGATGGGCCTGCCTGATCGCCGCTTCGAACACCTGCGACAGCCCGAAGCGTTGGCTGCAGCCCAGCGTCCTGGTTCAACCATTGTCTGGCCGATGGGAGCCCTTGAACAGCACGGGCCTCAGCTGCCTCTGAACACCGATGCCCTGTTCGCGAATCGCATTCTTGATGCGGTTTTGAAACGCCTGCCAGCGGACTTTCCGATCTGGCGATTACCAGCGCAGTCCATTGGTTTTTCTCCTGAGCATGGCGATTTCCCAGGCACCCTCAGCCTGCCTGCAGACCTGCTGATTGATCTGCTTGAGAGCGTCGGCTCGCAACTGGCAGCCATGGGGTTCCAGCGGCTGGTGTTGTTCAACGCCCATGGAGGACAGATTGCCCTGCTTCAGGTGGCTGCCCGCCAGCTCCGCCGACGAGCCGCTTCGATGGCCGTCCTTCCCTGTTTCCTCTGGAGCGGAGTCGATGGTCTCGACACCCTGATACCCAGGGAGGAACTGGAACAGGGGCTCCATGCCGGCCTGGCTGAGACCAGCCTGATGCTGCATCTCGCCCCGGATCTCGTGGGTACCGATCGCCCTGTGGACGGTCTCCACCGTTCCGGGCAGGTCTCTCAGCCTCCGCACGGATGGTCCCTGGAAGGGGCAGCACCCTGTGCCTGGCTGACGTCGGATCTCAGTGAGACAGGGGTGATCGGCGATAGCCGCGAATCCTCAGCAGCCCTTGGTGAAGCCCTCGAAAATCGACTTGTGGACCACTGGCAGACACTTCTGGAGTCGCTGCTGAACTCCGATTGGCCACCGAAGAAAAGACTCGACGCGTCCTGAACTGAGAACCCTGAGGTCCAAGAGTTTGGGAATGCTGGTTATTCTCAGATCCACAAAACGTGGTGAGCTCCGTTCTATGACGACCCTCAATGCACCTACGGCTGCTGTGATGGAGGGCCAGGATGCACTGCCGGACTTCACAACCGCTGCCTACAAGGACGCATACAGCCGCATCAACGCCATCGTGATTGAGGGGGAGCAGGAAGCTCATGACAACTACATCTCTCTGGGAACACTGATTCCCGATCAGGCTGAGGAACTCACCCGATTGGCTCGCATGGAGATGAAGCACATGAAGGGCTTCACCTCATGTGGACGAAACCTCGGCGTTGAGGCGGACATGGCGTTTGCAAAAACCTTTTTCGAGCCCCTTCATGGCAATTTCCAGGCAGCGATGACGGAGGGCAAGGTGGTGACCTGCCTGCTGATTCAGGCACTCCTGATTGAGGCTTTTGCCATCTCGGCGTATCACATTTACATCCCTGTCGCCGATCCTTTCGCCCGCAAGATCACTGAGGGGGTGGTAAAGGACGAATACACCCATCTAAATTACGGCCAGGAATGGCTGAAGGCTAATTTCGAGGCCAGCAAGGACGAGCTGTTCGAGGCCAACAAAGCCAACCTTCCGTTGATCCGCTCGATGCTGGAAGAGGTGGCCGCTGATGCAGCAGTCCTGCACATGGAAAAAGAGGATCTGATCGAGGACTTCCTGATCGCCTACCAGGAAGCGCTGTCTGAAATTGGATTCAGCTCCCGCGAGATTGCTCGCATGGCTGCTGCAGCCTTGTCGATCTGATCGACAGGTCCCGGTGTCAAGCCGGTTCCCCAAGGGGCACGTACGTCCCCAACCTCTCGCCGTGGGAGCATGGGCGGTCGGGACTGCTCCCATGGAATTTCACCGCGCGGCATGTTTGGTCTGATCGGACACTCCACGAGTTTCGAGGCAGCCCGCCGCAAGGCGCTGGAACTCGGGTTCGACCACATCGCAGACGGTGATCTGGACGTTTGGTGCAGTGCCCCTCCGCAGTTGGTCGAACACGTCGAGGTCACGAGTCCGGTGGGAACCCGCATCAAGGGTGCCTATATCGATTCATGCTTCGTGCCGGAGATGCTGAGTCGCTTCAAAACAGCTCGGCGCAAGGTGTTGAACGCCATGGAGCTCTCCCAGAAAAAAGGCATCAACATCACGGCTCTCGGCGGATTCACCTCAATCATTTTTGAGAACTTCAATCTGCTTCAACACAAGACCGTGCGGAGCACGACCCTGGAGTGGGAGCGTTTCACCACAGGCAACACCCATACCGCCTGGGTGATCTGTCGCCAGGTTGAAAACAATGCGCCATCGCTGGGAATCGACCTGACCAAGGCCAAGGTGGCGGTTGTCGGTGCCACAGGCGACATCGGAAGTGCGGTTTGTCGCTGGCTGACGGCTCGGACCGGTGTGGGCGAGCTGCTTCTCGTCGCTCGCCAGCAACAACCCCTGGTCGACCTTCAGCAGGAACTCGGGGGCGGGCGTGTCCTCAGTCTGGACGAGGCTCTGCCGGAGGCTGATGTGGTGGTGTGGGTGGCCAGCATGCCGCGCACGTTGCAGATCGACCAAGACAGCCTGCGCAAGCCCTGTCTGATGATTGATGGGGGCTATCCAAAGAATCTGGATGCCAAGGTCGCCGGCGGCGATATCCATGTTCTCAAGGGCGGCATCGTCGAGTTCTGTCGGGATATCGGCTGGTCGATGATGGAAATCGCCGAAATGGAGAAGCCCCAGAGGCAGATGTTTGCCTGCTTTGCAGAGGCCATGCTGCTTGAATTCGAGCAGTGCCACACAAACTTCAGCTGGGGGAGGAACAACATCACTCTCGAGAAAATGGATTTCATCGGAGCGGCATCTGTACGTCATGGTTTTTCAACCCTGAATCTGCAGTCCAAGCTCCACGCCGCCGCCGCCTGATCCCGCCGCCATGCCCCGACGCCCCCTTCTCGAGTTTGAAAAGCCTCTGGTGGAGCTGGAGCAGCAGATTGATCAGATCCGTCAGCTGGCTCGTGATTCCGAAGTGGACGTCAGTCAGCAATTGCTGCAGCTTGAGACGTTGGCCGAGCGACGGCGCCAGGAGATCTTCCAGGGACTCACACCGGCCCAGAAAATTCAGGTGGCTCGACACCCCCATCGGCCAAGCACCCTGGATTTCATCCAGATGTTCTGTGACGACTGGATTGAGTTGCACGGTGATCGCCGCGGGAATGATG from the Synechococcus sp. KORDI-100 genome contains:
- a CDS encoding nuclease codes for the protein MRRIAVIRQLLLALLVVLLGASPVCAAEVLQVRTPSLLQVGDHNRTYTVALPCISVPENRKAEAVDWLRQQLPRRQRVNLRPVGSSDGQLLARVIPIGSDIDLSTGLISAGLASDSCSGEMA
- a CDS encoding GIVxVP protein, with protein sequence MADNRIARGIVLVPCLLLGGAFLATAAWGQGPAADNRWLAVAIGLGLCLAGGLSQLGSEADTQNPSDTPNSDQ
- a CDS encoding amino acid ABC transporter substrate-binding protein; the protein is MSPKRSVLASRIGALQELIGSGARRLKRWPLLSWTCIASSLISCQSLVTSGLNQPRIAVMLPFGPGDEQLRRQFLRGFTVGEDSVKACSVTPPSSSWIGLPPDTSPSDVLPEAANQQLLVAPPGADLRAFGRLAKARDLSVLLPFQRGSSLGRLAGLEGSDRLWPLVPSRRKDLEAIAAASLGKGWDWAMVVRDPDSLESSEVETFVDLFFDAGGGVKSYTSSDIQSVDPEDEAAFQRFSEDMLWSRVPTMVVAADPNGELAQKLRDAQRKAEFGLELPAVPNWVWISGSTVLAEVSEQPWQQLGLMHAARGEGWSSFAKAFETRWGDQPTLLEASGYDTARVLALAGTAPPPLSSEGTPDAMGWVDPDAKPVPLCEGFQLRQQSKSLRIPAAASDFRLMPAQAPSGSASAGLLRG
- a CDS encoding NAD(P)/FAD-dependent oxidoreductase, whose translation is MLRLSELRLPLDHQPQDLESALLRRLRIPPERLIGHRLVKRSVDARRRDRIELIYSVDVRVKGEASLLRRRGKQARLRPAPDKRYRLLGSASEGFPAVPDDRPVVVGAGPCGYFAALLLAQMGLRPLLLERGQPVKQRTQQTFGFWQGRLRFDPESNAQFGEGGAGTFSDGKLYSQVSDPEHYGRKVLEELVASGANPDILTVHRPHIGTFKLATVVRGLRARIEALGGEVRFGCRVDRFLLCGSAAGKPKQIAGVRLANGEELGCRHVVLAPGHSARDCFAMLEEVGVQLEPKPFSVGVRIEHPQPLIDQARWGDMAGHPRLGAAEYKLVHHASNGRCVYSFCMCPGGFVVGATSEEGRVVTNGMSQHSRNERNANSGLVVNLEPEDLAPYERFSGDPLAGVALQRDLERRAFQLGGATYAAPAQRLEDFLAQRPSIHLGEIEASYQPGVAPADLAQALPEALIAALREALPVFAKRLPGYDHPDAVLTGVETRTSSPVRIPRDQDMESLNTRGLIPAGEGAGYAGGILSAGIDGIRAAEAVARQLVQTAPQSAA
- the pgeF gene encoding peptidoglycan editing factor PgeF, with amino-acid sequence MTCSDPFQQPDSSFNTLEGWTWVGCYGGYYLQSNLLTDEGFEHGFFTRRWHGRGPDELVGYVSAGVSVHRPQQIHSGIVLNASVAARAPWPEADGLVSDAGGQSLWVCGADCTPVLIADPGSGHAAACHAGWRGVAAKILPAAIQRLESLGANREALLVALGPAVSGERYQVGTEVVEAISAAIPGDADRLKSEAILRDQHPGRHRLDIRVAARLQLQSAGIASERIAHCPLCTVGEPDLFHSWRRDQVKAVQWSGIVSQAAD
- a CDS encoding Tab2/Atab2 family RNA-binding protein; translated protein: MTAPAKTGSDWELDFYSRPILEEDGRKRWELLITTTPPAFGSEGSFQFVRSCPSGEVNSLWLAAALKDAIADAETGGWGRPLRLRCWRSSMRTMVQRAAAELDLEMIASRRTYALLDWLTEREQLVYPQEKGFMAGPLAPPPATVPAPPVPLPEAAQGDAWSWAALPAGLLREANTWPMDFSGLIPVPEGIDDEASVPGLRLFSQSRALAVAGWLGGLEPVRLMLDRRQLVLEAGQDDRWLVSDLEAQAADEIDTAFNSAREQVKGLQFIAIQTTPEQQSFAGFWMMRDVPMP
- a CDS encoding S1 RNA-binding domain-containing protein, producing MASAGSPQPNRPKAAKPAADTTRKPLQVMQINRRQEEQERLEREAAEARKVAEAAAEKARQLEKAAGLSAPTRPFDAAPADSLADDERFDMGAMDGMTMADLLGAPDQNASRRQQDAGGPRSVDDFDFDEDAFLAALDENEPVGTTGEVVKGKVIGLESDGVYVDIGGKAPGFMPKSEAGLGVITNFRERFPKGLEVEVLVTREQNADGMVTISCRALALRKSWDKVKEMEKQGLVVQVIVNGFNRGGVTCDLEGLRGFIPRSQLQNGENHQELVGKTLGVAFLEVNSETRKLVLSEKRAALAARFQELKVGELVEGQVAAVKPYGLFIDLGGVSGLLHQSVITNGSLRSIREVFDQGDRVKAMITELDPGRGRIGLNTALLEGPPGELLVERDKVMAEAEDRAARAQSVLQQQDQPAE
- a CDS encoding creatininase family protein; amino-acid sequence: MGLPDRRFEHLRQPEALAAAQRPGSTIVWPMGALEQHGPQLPLNTDALFANRILDAVLKRLPADFPIWRLPAQSIGFSPEHGDFPGTLSLPADLLIDLLESVGSQLAAMGFQRLVLFNAHGGQIALLQVAARQLRRRAASMAVLPCFLWSGVDGLDTLIPREELEQGLHAGLAETSLMLHLAPDLVGTDRPVDGLHRSGQVSQPPHGWSLEGAAPCAWLTSDLSETGVIGDSRESSAALGEALENRLVDHWQTLLESLLNSDWPPKKRLDAS
- a CDS encoding aldehyde oxygenase (deformylating), whose amino-acid sequence is MTTLNAPTAAVMEGQDALPDFTTAAYKDAYSRINAIVIEGEQEAHDNYISLGTLIPDQAEELTRLARMEMKHMKGFTSCGRNLGVEADMAFAKTFFEPLHGNFQAAMTEGKVVTCLLIQALLIEAFAISAYHIYIPVADPFARKITEGVVKDEYTHLNYGQEWLKANFEASKDELFEANKANLPLIRSMLEEVAADAAVLHMEKEDLIEDFLIAYQEALSEIGFSSREIARMAAAALSI